From Vitis vinifera cultivar Pinot Noir 40024 chromosome 14, ASM3070453v1, a single genomic window includes:
- the LOC100249210 gene encoding uncharacterized protein LOC100249210 produces MADHLALYSNRLITPPTLDLMHKEEEKRLDGEGSSQQTAELNSNWAMDGYSFSDEEDGFSIKTECRICQEDDHVQNMEAPCACNGSLKYAHRKCIQRWCNEKKSIVCEICQQMYQPSYTCPPLPNPPTRLRNHAAINVSDEESDDHLNDQGGDTGINVLEPDCADTTARMTSLCQTLLLIVTASILLGNAAPIPGRIHDGYVSFSTNGFLGRLMEFLLPSYALIWAISLLVKLKRRFEGRRRLPLEAMRLQSGRREVELREDDLDIENGTLHHF; encoded by the exons ATGGCTGATCACTTGGCACTCTACTCTAATCGCCTCATCACACCCCCTACTTTGGATCTGATGCACAAAGAAGAGGAGAAAAGACTAGACGGAGAAGGCTCCTCCCAACAGACAGCTGAGCTCAACTCTAACTGGGCAATGGACGGATACAGCTTCTCTGACGAAGAAGATGGGTTCAGCATAAAAACTGAATGTCGCATTTGTCAGGAAGACGATCACGTCCAAAACATGGAGGCCCCTTGTGCTTGTAATGGAAGCTTAAAG TATGCCCACAGAAAATGCATCCAGAGGTGGTGCAATGAAAAGAAAAGCATCGTCTGTGAAATATGCCAACAG ATGTATCAACCTTCTTACACCTGCCCGCCACTCCCAAATCCACCTACTCGTCTCCGAAATCATGCAGCCATTAATGTCAG TGATGAAGAAAGCGATGATCATTTAAATGATCAGGGAGGTGACACAGGCATTAATGTACTGGAGCCGGATTGTGCTGATACAACTGCCCGCATGACTTCTCTATGCCAGACGCTACTCCTGATT GTAACAGCTTCGATCCTACTGGGGAATGCTGCTCCCATCCCGGGACGTATTCATGATGGATATGTCTCATTTTCCACAAAT GGGTTTCTGGGGCGATTGATGGAGTTCCTCCTCCCCTCCTATGCTCTCATATGGGCCATAAGCCTCCTAGTTAAACTAAAACGGAGATTT GAGGGGAGAAGAAGACTGCCCTTAGAAGCTATGAGGTTGCAGTCTGGCAGAAGGGAAGTGGAGCTGAGAGaggatgacttggatattgAAAATGGGACTCTACACCATTTCTAA